The proteins below are encoded in one region of Nitrospira lenta:
- a CDS encoding flagellar brake protein, with amino-acid sequence MPSDAPASQPSGKDRREYYRITVALPIRIQPESDTTEGVLIEQSVNISGGGFGMTVATVYQPDDILSVTMRLPDYGLFTSLAEVVRLDALPYPEGTYRLHARFVRMTSQDREVLIRHILIFQRNHLQAHYSA; translated from the coding sequence ATGCCATCAGATGCACCGGCTTCGCAGCCGTCCGGGAAAGATCGCCGCGAATATTATCGGATCACCGTCGCTCTGCCCATCCGCATTCAGCCCGAGTCGGACACGACGGAGGGTGTGCTCATCGAGCAATCCGTCAACATCAGCGGCGGCGGCTTCGGCATGACGGTTGCCACAGTCTATCAACCCGACGACATCCTCTCCGTTACGATGCGCTTGCCCGACTATGGCCTCTTCACATCCTTAGCCGAAGTCGTGCGCCTCGATGCTCTCCCCTATCCCGAAGGAACCTATCGCCTCCACGCCCGCTTCGTCAGGATGACCTCACAGGACCGTGAAGTGTTGATCCGACATATTCTGATATTTCAACGAAACCACCTGCAAGCACACTACTCTGCGTAA
- a CDS encoding M48 family metallopeptidase yields the protein MSDTQFEQLVRRLEAYASQHPAPYKRKIALTAALGYAYVLTSLGLALGVSAWLILSFVDGESSYLSSIQLLFGLGILATITLRAFRARATPPTGYEVYREDTPRLFLLIDKLTTALDTPPLHHVLIVNDLNAAVSQRPRLGIFGWYQNYLLLGLPLMLAMTPAQFRAVLAHELTHLSPHHGRFSRWVYRTRIAWSSWLKERHARDQWGSALFPKFLDWYAPFFNACSFALARAQEYEADRQAAGLVGPHAMKDALAARQVIARLMDELYWPALNRRTITNPTPPASHLDELITVLQRVTPQDSIQKWLHEAMQQTTNYADIHPALADRLAALDQLPEKPNAPEPPADFPHVRDPHEATAANYYLDAHATATRAALDRSWAESVAEEWQQKHEEMAAARARCQSLSDKSATVGLSINELWEYACQMEALESGRAALPLLQQLLAKVPAHAEANLAVGRLLLAQNDQAGLLYLEKALAADRKAVIPACQLASGYLERRGNHKESMRYRVKAQRQQQQLLDAEAERSTIKPGDSFEPHGLAAEVMAGIAEQLASKPGVQAAYLVRKKVQALTSIPCYALVVIPHRAWYELDADGSNQALQEKIRTTVTLPEDTSILIADQLMKHRWINTLKAVPQSAIRCTPTAAS from the coding sequence ATGTCCGATACACAGTTTGAGCAATTGGTGCGCCGTCTCGAGGCCTACGCCTCACAACATCCGGCTCCATACAAACGGAAGATCGCGCTGACCGCCGCTCTTGGCTATGCCTATGTGCTGACCTCCCTCGGGCTGGCATTGGGCGTCAGCGCCTGGCTGATTCTTTCCTTCGTAGATGGAGAATCGAGTTACCTCAGCTCCATCCAGCTGCTGTTTGGCCTTGGAATCCTGGCAACCATCACCCTTCGAGCCTTCAGGGCCCGCGCCACCCCGCCGACGGGATATGAGGTGTATCGGGAAGACACGCCGCGCCTCTTTCTCCTGATCGACAAGCTGACGACGGCGCTGGACACGCCGCCGCTTCACCATGTGCTTATCGTCAACGACCTGAATGCCGCCGTCTCACAACGGCCGCGCCTCGGCATCTTCGGTTGGTACCAGAACTATCTGTTGCTCGGCCTGCCGCTCATGCTGGCGATGACACCGGCTCAATTCCGTGCCGTACTCGCACATGAACTCACCCATCTCAGCCCTCACCACGGACGCTTCTCCCGATGGGTCTATCGCACGCGCATCGCCTGGTCGAGTTGGCTGAAAGAACGCCACGCCCGTGATCAGTGGGGTTCGGCGCTCTTTCCAAAATTTCTGGACTGGTACGCTCCATTCTTCAACGCCTGCTCATTCGCTCTGGCCCGCGCGCAGGAGTACGAAGCCGATCGCCAGGCTGCCGGACTGGTCGGCCCGCATGCGATGAAGGACGCCTTGGCAGCACGCCAGGTCATCGCGCGCCTCATGGACGAATTGTATTGGCCCGCGCTGAATCGCCGGACCATCACGAATCCTACACCGCCCGCCTCACATCTCGATGAACTCATCACTGTGCTGCAGCGCGTCACTCCTCAAGACAGCATTCAGAAGTGGCTGCACGAGGCGATGCAGCAGACCACCAACTATGCCGATATCCATCCGGCCTTGGCCGATCGACTGGCCGCTTTGGACCAGCTTCCCGAGAAACCCAATGCGCCGGAACCGCCTGCCGACTTTCCCCACGTGCGTGACCCCCATGAGGCCACGGCCGCGAACTATTATCTGGATGCGCATGCGACCGCGACACGCGCCGCGCTCGACCGCAGTTGGGCGGAATCTGTGGCGGAGGAATGGCAGCAGAAACACGAAGAAATGGCGGCGGCGCGCGCGCGTTGTCAGTCCTTAAGCGACAAGTCCGCCACCGTCGGGCTCTCGATCAACGAGCTGTGGGAATATGCGTGCCAAATGGAAGCACTCGAAAGCGGCCGCGCGGCGCTGCCGCTGCTGCAGCAGTTGCTCGCCAAGGTACCGGCTCACGCGGAGGCGAACTTGGCGGTAGGCCGCCTCTTATTGGCGCAGAACGATCAAGCCGGATTGCTGTATCTGGAGAAAGCCCTGGCAGCGGACCGCAAGGCGGTGATTCCAGCCTGCCAACTGGCCTCCGGTTATCTGGAACGCCGAGGCAACCACAAAGAGTCCATGCGCTACCGCGTGAAGGCGCAGCGGCAACAGCAACAGCTCCTCGATGCCGAAGCCGAACGCAGCACCATCAAGCCCGGAGACTCGTTCGAACCGCACGGACTGGCCGCTGAGGTCATGGCCGGTATCGCCGAACAACTGGCCTCAAAGCCCGGCGTCCAGGCAGCCTATCTGGTCCGCAAGAAAGTCCAGGCCCTGACCAGCATCCCCTGCTATGCGCTGGTCGTCATTCCGCACCGCGCCTGGTACGAGTTGGATGCGGATGGCAGCAATCAGGCTCTCCAGGAAAAGATCCGTACGACGGTGACGCTCCCGGAAGACACCTCTATCCTCATCGCGGACCAGCTGATGAAGCACCGGTGGATCAACACCCTCAAAGCCGTCCCGCAATCCGCCATCCGGTGCACACCCACCGCCGCCTCATAA
- a CDS encoding lipopolysaccharide biosynthesis protein, with protein sequence MSPTAPPSGRHLLDGTAWVFLAGLLLPLTGIITAAFLTRRLGTDGYGLLVLSSTLFMWVELTINAFFSRATIRFVGAAEDWYPVGATVIRLHALVGVGGGLLLGLLAFPLAWLFHEPSMAPYLALYALHVPISSLSQGHQNILIGRGRFRQKAMSNAGRWTARLCLILFLVEMGLSVPGAILGSLGAAAVELAITRRYVKLPLFGYIAVPTRPFFDLGIVLGFSALLLQIFSSLGVVMLKVLGGTIEEVGIYGAAQNLSILPSLFGLALSPLLLSTVSRLLSDGKIAHAKDMGRGAMRMVWGLLPFGALVAGASREIVTWVFGSSFESAAPLLAVLIFGAIAFVMVSVAGVVATASGAPRFALYLSVFSVLFGAIANYALVPSFGAFGAAMATVLCQAIGAVAAIGVIYRLWSIFPPAGTLWRSVVISGLAYTLAVVWPASGLLLLVKLACIGVVILLSYLVLREFSAEEIAQARSFLPGSPVLPLQEQKR encoded by the coding sequence GTGAGCCCGACCGCGCCACCGTCCGGTCGACACCTGTTGGATGGAACGGCGTGGGTGTTTCTTGCGGGACTATTGCTGCCCCTGACGGGCATCATTACCGCGGCGTTCTTGACCAGGAGACTGGGGACCGATGGGTATGGGTTGCTGGTGCTTTCCTCGACCCTATTCATGTGGGTCGAGTTGACCATCAATGCATTTTTTTCCCGTGCCACGATTCGGTTCGTCGGGGCGGCGGAGGACTGGTACCCCGTCGGCGCGACTGTCATCCGGTTGCATGCGCTGGTCGGGGTCGGAGGCGGATTGCTGCTTGGACTATTGGCGTTCCCCTTGGCGTGGCTCTTCCACGAACCGTCGATGGCCCCCTATCTCGCCTTGTACGCCCTGCACGTGCCGATCAGCAGTCTTTCACAGGGTCACCAGAATATCCTCATTGGAAGAGGCCGCTTCCGCCAAAAAGCCATGAGCAACGCCGGCCGCTGGACTGCCCGGCTCTGCTTGATTCTGTTCCTCGTCGAAATGGGCCTGTCCGTTCCCGGTGCCATCCTCGGATCCCTCGGGGCTGCGGCTGTAGAGTTGGCGATTACCCGCCGGTACGTCAAACTTCCGTTGTTCGGCTACATTGCCGTGCCGACTCGGCCGTTCTTTGACCTTGGAATCGTGTTGGGATTCTCCGCCTTGTTGCTCCAGATATTTTCCAGCCTGGGCGTGGTCATGCTGAAAGTCCTTGGCGGGACGATCGAAGAGGTGGGAATCTACGGTGCTGCGCAGAATCTCTCGATCCTTCCCAGCCTGTTCGGGCTCGCGCTGTCTCCGTTGTTGCTCTCGACCGTGAGCCGTCTGCTTTCTGATGGAAAGATCGCCCACGCAAAAGATATGGGGCGTGGTGCCATGAGAATGGTGTGGGGCCTATTGCCGTTCGGGGCTCTCGTTGCAGGAGCTTCTCGGGAGATTGTCACCTGGGTCTTTGGTTCGTCATTCGAGTCTGCGGCCCCGCTCCTGGCGGTCTTGATTTTCGGAGCCATCGCCTTTGTCATGGTTTCCGTCGCGGGCGTCGTTGCAACGGCTTCGGGGGCTCCCCGGTTTGCGCTGTATTTAAGCGTGTTCTCTGTACTCTTCGGGGCAATCGCAAACTATGCCTTGGTTCCCTCATTCGGCGCATTCGGCGCAGCCATGGCGACGGTGCTGTGCCAGGCGATCGGTGCTGTGGCGGCCATCGGCGTGATCTACCGGCTCTGGTCGATTTTCCCGCCGGCCGGGACGCTGTGGCGGAGTGTGGTCATCAGCGGACTGGCCTATACCCTGGCAGTGGTATGGCCCGCCAGCGGCCTCTTGTTGCTGGTCAAATTGGCCTGCATCGGCGTGGTGATTCTTCTGTCGTATCTGGTGCTGCGTGAATTCAGCGCCGAAGAAATTGCTCAAGCCCGTTCGTTCCTGCCAGGAAGCCCGGTGCTTCCCCTTCAGGAGCAGAAGCGGTGA
- a CDS encoding SGNH/GDSL hydrolase family protein gives MTRRLLRKLLGGVSILLITLTLLEVAVRIWGYAQPHLYDPIYRPYDRTGDIPYIHKPNLVDAQARGLAVINTDSLGLRAKIAGALYGAKQPNEYRIALIGDSCTFGEGVTRTEDTFAQVLEDTLNRRQQAVTVRTFNFGASAYSVKEMVSTFQSRTPDIQPDLVVMAIIPSDFNLARTPRVDEEGYLIDQKLYRFSPSGSMIGHALRHIHLLYVLRGIGVRWFVSSPDVGQMIARGESPETYEYVRQFRKVAEERGLPYVVVLLPRLRTTDWGAMSDQLTRDRIAYIDLSSLKNEFTDEQYRASRFDPHPSAVVHHRIGEALADYVQHQPGFTQ, from the coding sequence ATGACGAGAAGACTTCTCCGCAAACTGCTTGGCGGCGTGTCCATTCTGCTCATCACCCTGACTCTGCTCGAAGTCGCGGTCAGGATATGGGGGTACGCACAACCGCACCTGTATGATCCTATTTACAGGCCGTATGACCGTACCGGCGACATTCCCTATATCCATAAGCCCAATCTCGTGGACGCGCAGGCGCGCGGTCTTGCAGTGATCAATACCGATAGCCTGGGACTCAGGGCGAAGATTGCCGGGGCATTGTATGGAGCCAAACAGCCGAATGAGTATCGCATCGCTCTGATCGGAGATTCCTGCACCTTCGGTGAGGGCGTCACACGAACGGAGGATACGTTCGCCCAGGTGTTGGAAGACACGCTCAATCGGCGCCAGCAGGCAGTGACCGTCAGAACATTTAACTTCGGCGCATCTGCCTATAGCGTCAAAGAGATGGTCTCCACGTTTCAGTCCCGCACACCGGATATCCAGCCGGACCTGGTCGTGATGGCCATCATCCCGTCTGATTTCAATCTGGCTCGAACCCCTAGGGTTGATGAGGAGGGCTATTTAATCGATCAGAAATTATATCGCTTCAGCCCGTCCGGGTCGATGATCGGGCACGCGCTTCGTCACATTCATCTGCTTTATGTTCTCAGAGGCATCGGTGTGCGTTGGTTCGTTTCCTCCCCGGACGTCGGCCAAATGATTGCGCGGGGCGAAAGTCCAGAAACATATGAGTATGTCCGGCAATTTAGAAAGGTGGCAGAAGAACGCGGGCTTCCCTACGTGGTTGTGTTGCTTCCCAGGCTGCGGACAACAGATTGGGGGGCTATGTCGGACCAACTGACACGCGATCGCATCGCGTACATTGATCTGTCGAGCTTGAAGAATGAGTTTACAGATGAGCAGTACAGGGCCAGCCGATTCGACCCGCATCCATCCGCTGTGGTTCATCATCGCATCGGGGAAGCATTGGCGGACTATGTGCAGCACCAACCGGGATTTACGCAGTGA
- a CDS encoding glycosyltransferase, with protein sequence MKKERPFISIVIPTYNRPDQLAVCLRACSRLDYPHDRFEVIVVDDGGLTPLDEVVKPFQGVLTLTLLRQENAGPATARNKGAIEASGDFLIFTDDDCAPAPNWLETLAVRFAASPDSAVGGETYNALTQNLYSAASQLLVSYLLAYYSGAPERVRFFPSCNLAFPAKPFRDIGGFDLSFPRSAGEDRELCDRWQHRGYRLMYAPEAVVYHAHHLTAKTFLRQHFHYGGGAYYYHRLRARQRQQPMKVESPGFYVKMLAYPFGKIPFGKAMLVVPLLVVAQAVNAVGFFWERARGKKRMTGLQYPAI encoded by the coding sequence ATGAAGAAAGAGCGTCCGTTCATTTCAATTGTGATTCCGACCTACAACCGGCCTGACCAACTCGCGGTTTGTCTACGAGCTTGTAGCCGTCTTGACTACCCGCATGATCGCTTTGAAGTGATCGTGGTGGACGACGGGGGACTCACGCCGTTGGATGAAGTGGTGAAGCCGTTCCAGGGCGTGCTTACGCTCACGCTCCTGCGGCAGGAAAATGCCGGCCCGGCGACGGCGCGAAATAAGGGAGCCATTGAGGCCTCAGGCGATTTTCTCATCTTTACCGATGACGACTGTGCTCCCGCGCCGAACTGGCTGGAGACCTTGGCGGTACGATTTGCCGCATCGCCGGATAGCGCGGTCGGCGGGGAAACGTACAATGCGCTCACACAGAATCTGTACTCGGCCGCAAGCCAACTGCTGGTCTCATATCTCCTCGCGTACTATAGCGGTGCCCCTGAAAGGGTGCGATTTTTCCCCTCCTGCAACCTGGCGTTTCCGGCCAAGCCGTTCCGCGACATCGGAGGGTTTGACCTCTCGTTCCCTCGATCCGCGGGCGAAGATCGCGAGTTGTGCGATCGCTGGCAGCACCGGGGCTATCGGCTGATGTATGCGCCGGAAGCGGTGGTCTATCATGCGCATCACCTGACGGCGAAGACCTTCCTCCGTCAGCATTTTCATTATGGGGGCGGCGCCTATTATTACCATCGGCTTCGAGCACGTCAACGACAGCAACCGATGAAAGTCGAGTCGCCCGGTTTCTACGTCAAGATGCTCGCCTATCCGTTCGGAAAGATCCCGTTCGGGAAGGCGATGCTGGTTGTGCCGTTGCTCGTTGTCGCGCAGGCTGTCAATGCGGTGGGTTTCTTCTGGGAACGCGCAAGGGGGAAGAAGCGTATGACCGGTTTGCAGTATCCGGCCATATGA
- a CDS encoding alkaline phosphatase family protein: protein MAKGNTTPPLIIFGLDGGDAGFIRRWAEEGYLPTIASIMQRGCQGAVGGPELLSTQGAWVSFFSGVSRSSHGQYYNRQLVPGTYEIRNIAAQDVQALPFWSHLRGASKKVAIIDALEAEILPGLAGVQLANWAVQQQHNHASVPPTAEPASLLSDIRRHVGPPIHIDVFKPGSSVHEDVAAYHLILKRIEEKGALCRCLLAQDRYDLVVTMFVEAHTAAHRFWDYRPGGSRHTEGLSEKSGLDTAIRDVYRAIDREMGLLLKQLPDESNVFIISLFGIKDLYPTTGLIEEFCRKLGYQIPSYGDHRSLSVLTWLRRAIPPDVRARMSQWLPRGVQTRLETDRFQTETNWAQTRAFSIPALNTSFVRVNLRGREPHGIVEPGLEYERLLTQIDADLRQLVDVRSGKPAVESVIRTAEAFRCGPPSVLPDLTVEWTSAPYLMDRVSHPKAELVQVRPHYNRSSYHTFSGFVAAAGPAIEAGRDLGEVSPLDFAPAFQSLMGNPWPQSVTNRILTQCVRRPSLNIGSTTIAG, encoded by the coding sequence ATGGCAAAGGGCAACACAACTCCGCCGCTCATCATCTTTGGGCTGGATGGGGGCGATGCCGGATTCATCCGGCGTTGGGCCGAAGAGGGATATCTTCCGACCATTGCCTCGATCATGCAACGCGGCTGCCAGGGAGCGGTCGGCGGCCCTGAGCTGCTGTCGACGCAAGGTGCGTGGGTGTCCTTCTTTAGCGGAGTCTCGAGAAGTTCGCACGGACAGTATTACAACCGCCAGCTTGTGCCTGGCACGTATGAGATTCGAAACATTGCCGCACAGGATGTTCAGGCCTTGCCGTTCTGGTCTCATTTGCGCGGGGCTTCGAAGAAAGTTGCGATCATTGATGCACTCGAAGCAGAAATTCTGCCAGGCCTGGCAGGTGTTCAACTTGCGAATTGGGCCGTCCAGCAGCAGCATAACCATGCAAGCGTCCCTCCCACGGCTGAGCCCGCAAGTCTGTTGAGCGATATCCGCCGGCATGTCGGTCCGCCGATACACATCGATGTGTTCAAGCCCGGCAGCTCTGTCCACGAGGATGTGGCGGCATACCATCTCATCCTCAAACGCATAGAGGAGAAAGGGGCGCTGTGCCGCTGCCTTCTGGCGCAAGATCGCTATGATTTGGTGGTGACGATGTTTGTGGAGGCTCACACGGCGGCCCATCGGTTCTGGGACTATCGCCCTGGAGGGAGCCGACACACCGAAGGGCTGAGTGAGAAGAGCGGCTTGGACACGGCCATACGAGATGTCTATCGGGCCATCGATCGCGAAATGGGTCTGTTGTTGAAACAATTACCGGACGAGTCAAACGTCTTCATCATATCGCTGTTCGGAATCAAAGATCTCTATCCTACGACGGGTCTCATTGAGGAGTTTTGCAGGAAATTAGGGTATCAGATTCCCTCATATGGGGATCATCGCAGTCTCAGCGTGCTCACATGGCTTCGTCGAGCCATCCCGCCTGACGTGCGCGCGAGAATGAGCCAGTGGCTTCCGCGAGGTGTGCAAACCCGGTTAGAGACCGACCGATTCCAGACGGAAACGAATTGGGCGCAAACCAGAGCATTCTCCATTCCGGCTCTCAATACCAGCTTCGTGCGAGTGAATCTTCGCGGGCGCGAACCTCACGGCATTGTCGAACCGGGTCTTGAGTACGAACGTCTTCTGACCCAGATCGACGCTGATCTCAGGCAGCTGGTGGATGTGCGCAGCGGGAAACCGGCCGTCGAGAGCGTGATCAGAACAGCCGAGGCCTTTCGGTGCGGCCCTCCCTCAGTCCTTCCCGATCTGACCGTTGAGTGGACGAGCGCCCCGTATTTGATGGACAGGGTGAGTCACCCCAAGGCCGAACTCGTTCAGGTCAGGCCGCACTACAACCGGAGCAGTTACCATACCTTCAGCGGCTTCGTGGCCGCCGCCGGTCCTGCTATCGAGGCCGGCAGGGATCTCGGTGAAGTCTCACCGCTGGATTTTGCTCCGGCGTTCCAATCTCTCATGGGCAATCCATGGCCTCAGAGTGTGACGAACCGGATTCTGACTCAGTGTGTCCGTCGTCCATCGTTGAATATCGGATCGACGACGATAGCCGGGTGA
- a CDS encoding NAD-dependent epimerase/dehydratase family protein: protein MNVLVTGATGFIGHHLIERLIAESVHVRILAWPKEDTSMFDRLGVEVFRGDVLDYGSVQQAASNCQRIFHLAARTEASGPSRKDLEEVNVQGTVNVARAALVAGASRLVFCTSGAVFGRAIKNRSISEATTPIPDSPYGQSKFIAEQALLSNHRRDGLSVVLARTSAVLGPGAMSWLNLFRTIAAGQFRLIGEGDNHHHVADIADIVDGLVRCGSAAGIEGRTYILAGAESIRLRDLVQTIGEAVGAPALPTNLPAGPFRLYEAASRHLYSWLGCRLPRADRIDLYLGDRAFDLSQSRRELGYRPTVSTKEAVFRTAAWFKEHGYI, encoded by the coding sequence ATGAACGTTCTCGTCACAGGCGCCACGGGTTTTATCGGCCACCATCTCATCGAGCGGCTGATTGCCGAAAGCGTTCACGTTCGCATCCTTGCTTGGCCGAAAGAGGATACCTCAATGTTCGACCGCCTGGGCGTCGAGGTATTTCGTGGGGATGTGCTCGATTACGGAAGCGTGCAACAAGCCGCCTCGAATTGCCAGAGGATTTTTCACCTTGCAGCAAGAACTGAAGCTTCCGGACCGTCCAGAAAAGACTTAGAAGAGGTCAATGTTCAAGGAACCGTGAACGTGGCACGAGCCGCATTGGTTGCCGGAGCCAGTCGACTTGTCTTCTGTACCAGTGGGGCGGTCTTTGGCCGCGCGATTAAGAACCGTTCAATCAGTGAAGCTACGACACCGATTCCGGACTCACCCTATGGCCAATCTAAATTTATAGCCGAACAGGCTCTCCTCTCCAACCACCGACGCGATGGCCTGTCGGTGGTGCTGGCACGGACCTCCGCCGTCCTTGGTCCGGGAGCCATGAGCTGGTTGAACTTGTTCCGAACCATTGCTGCCGGACAGTTTCGTTTAATCGGAGAGGGCGATAACCATCACCACGTTGCAGATATTGCGGATATCGTGGACGGCTTGGTTCGCTGCGGATCTGCCGCCGGCATTGAGGGACGAACGTACATTCTTGCGGGTGCGGAATCGATACGTCTGCGGGATCTCGTCCAAACAATTGGGGAAGCGGTTGGAGCGCCTGCATTGCCAACGAATCTCCCGGCAGGGCCATTCCGATTGTATGAGGCGGCGAGCCGGCATCTGTATTCATGGCTTGGCTGCCGACTTCCTCGGGCGGACCGCATTGATCTCTATCTCGGAGACAGAGCGTTCGACCTGTCTCAAAGTCGTCGCGAACTCGGCTACCGGCCGACGGTGAGTACGAAAGAAGCAGTTTTTCGCACGGCTGCATGGTTCAAGGAACATGGCTATATTTAG
- a CDS encoding Gfo/Idh/MocA family protein codes for MGKGNSPVKLGIIGCGWVTETLHLPALRRVKHANVVAVADGDPERLKRVGDLFQVQRQHADPRAILDDPAIEAVGVWLPADRQVEVAQAVLAAGKHLFIDKPLVFNLKVWDELMAQAARANRLIMVVGLPRRWHRLIGRAREVLRQGSLGKIELIRTVLTGRNPERRSFHEEGDRHAVKGILYQFGVHHFDVLHALLRSEVDDILASSNADESTVIVTARFANGVLASSTFSEGESRNDEIEIYGQTGRLKVSCYRFDGFEYFPPEVHPGDMKTRLQLAAQTLKELPQGLVRMRQGGDFIDSYRVGWQHCVDAIRHDTRPDCTLEEGRRALQVVLAAKESLALGRPVNVE; via the coding sequence ATGGGCAAGGGGAACAGTCCGGTGAAATTGGGAATTATCGGTTGCGGTTGGGTGACAGAGACCCTGCATCTGCCTGCTCTCCGTAGAGTAAAACACGCGAACGTCGTGGCTGTGGCCGACGGAGACCCTGAGCGGTTGAAGCGGGTGGGCGATCTCTTTCAGGTTCAACGGCAGCATGCTGACCCGCGGGCAATACTTGACGACCCTGCGATAGAGGCGGTCGGAGTCTGGCTACCGGCCGACCGTCAGGTTGAAGTCGCACAGGCTGTCCTCGCAGCAGGGAAGCATCTGTTCATCGACAAACCCTTGGTCTTCAACCTGAAGGTCTGGGACGAGCTGATGGCGCAAGCTGCGCGGGCCAATAGGCTCATCATGGTGGTGGGATTGCCACGTCGCTGGCATCGTCTCATAGGCCGCGCACGGGAAGTGCTTCGGCAGGGGAGCTTAGGAAAGATTGAGCTGATCCGCACAGTTTTGACCGGCAGGAATCCGGAGCGCCGGAGCTTTCACGAAGAAGGCGATCGGCATGCGGTGAAGGGCATTCTCTATCAGTTTGGCGTGCACCACTTCGATGTGTTGCATGCGTTACTCCGAAGCGAGGTCGATGACATCCTTGCTTCGAGCAATGCCGATGAATCGACGGTGATTGTGACCGCACGATTCGCTAACGGCGTGCTTGCGTCTTCCACATTCTCGGAAGGCGAGAGTCGGAACGATGAGATCGAGATTTATGGGCAGACCGGCCGTCTGAAAGTCTCCTGTTACCGCTTCGATGGCTTCGAGTATTTTCCGCCGGAAGTCCATCCCGGGGATATGAAAACTCGTCTGCAACTCGCTGCCCAGACGCTGAAGGAATTGCCTCAAGGGCTGGTGCGGATGCGCCAAGGCGGTGACTTCATCGATTCTTATCGGGTGGGGTGGCAGCATTGCGTGGATGCCATCCGTCACGATACTCGACCGGACTGCACGCTGGAGGAGGGCCGTCGAGCTTTGCAGGTGGTGCTTGCCGCGAAGGAGTCATTGGCGCTCGGGCGGCCGGTGAACGTCGAGTAG
- a CDS encoding NAD-dependent epimerase/dehydratase family protein, translating to MTILVTGATGFIGRHLVKRLITAGEHVKAFVRPSANAVWLDALGVEIVRGDIGDADAVARAADTCKVMFHLAATTESSGLLSRHDVQVANIQGAENVTRAALQAGIERLVFCSSVAVYGRIAKNRLIDESTETDPDSPYGESKVLGEQIVLSARRSHGLPVVVARISTVWGPGTTSWLGLFRSIAAGQFRLIGEGRNYHHIADVSDVVEGLLLCGSVKGVEGRTYLLAGNEPVQLRRLVEMIGEEVGTTRFPANLPAAPLHVYRALDRMAVAVIGRQLPRADRLALFLGDRRFDSGRARQELGYVPEIATKDTIHRMVEWFLAEGHLSRLG from the coding sequence ATGACCATTCTTGTTACTGGGGCGACAGGATTCATCGGCCGTCATTTGGTCAAGCGGCTGATTACGGCGGGAGAGCACGTGAAGGCTTTTGTGCGGCCGTCGGCGAATGCTGTATGGCTCGATGCTCTCGGTGTCGAGATCGTGCGGGGCGACATCGGCGACGCCGATGCCGTGGCGCGAGCAGCGGACACGTGCAAGGTCATGTTTCATTTGGCAGCGACAACTGAGTCTTCCGGTCTCTTGTCGCGGCACGATGTGCAGGTGGCCAATATTCAAGGGGCCGAGAACGTCACGCGTGCGGCCCTGCAGGCGGGCATTGAACGACTGGTCTTCTGCAGCAGCGTCGCCGTGTATGGCCGCATCGCCAAAAATCGGTTGATCGATGAGAGCACAGAGACCGATCCGGATTCCCCCTACGGCGAGTCGAAGGTGTTAGGTGAACAGATTGTTTTGTCTGCTCGGCGGAGTCACGGCTTGCCGGTCGTCGTGGCCCGTATCTCGACTGTATGGGGCCCGGGAACGACCAGCTGGTTGGGCCTGTTTCGAAGTATTGCAGCAGGGCAGTTCCGCCTGATCGGCGAAGGGAGGAACTATCATCATATTGCCGACGTTTCCGATGTCGTTGAAGGACTGCTTCTTTGCGGCTCCGTGAAGGGAGTGGAGGGACGGACGTACCTGCTTGCCGGAAACGAGCCGGTGCAACTGAGAAGACTGGTTGAGATGATCGGGGAGGAAGTGGGAACGACCCGTTTCCCGGCAAACCTTCCGGCCGCTCCGTTGCATGTGTACAGGGCGCTCGACAGGATGGCCGTTGCCGTGATCGGACGCCAACTGCCTCGGGCCGACCGTCTGGCTCTGTTCCTCGGCGACCGCAGGTTTGACAGCGGGCGAGCGCGGCAAGAACTGGGATATGTTCCTGAGATCGCCACGAAAGATACGATTCATCGCATGGTTGAGTGGTTTCTGGCGGAGGGACATCTTTCTCGGCTTGGCTGA